The following proteins come from a genomic window of Lolium rigidum isolate FL_2022 chromosome 5, APGP_CSIRO_Lrig_0.1, whole genome shotgun sequence:
- the LOC124651807 gene encoding uncharacterized protein LOC124651807 yields MEYERIHKVQMGVMSPTKLRMKLLGMGSHGNGGGGKDETASKSLSRLDAGANGAEDGDDHPKSSLLPQELDEGSSECPPKDRSDSSRSRSDSSRGRAAASNGNGNGGSFEFQMEERAGLGPFFFRQVPSKWNDAEKWIAGRHVVHSNPIFSKKAAAGAALSHSQSAPSPSSSFSSVTGPASRLPRRTKLCGASQGAAAQSSSVSMRDVGTEMTPAASQEQSRSGTPAGAATPSLSPLCSVPASPSASERELQVRTRREIAALGLQLGKMSIASWASKDDRILRSPEKSAGAGDGDGDAKKEEFEARAAAWAESQKCKLASRYQRKEAKIQEWENCQKSKFEAKMRNAEVQADQKKARAKNSLTKRLSSLGHKVEGKQARVEARRNRRAVRLARQVERIRKTGRVPSRFRCCSWFL; encoded by the exons atgGAGTATGAGAGGATACACAAAGTTCAG ATGGGGGTCATGTCTCCGACGAAGCTGAGGATGAAGCTGCTAGGAATGGGATCCCATGGCAATGGGGGCGGCGGCAAGGACGAGACGGCGAGCAAGTCGCTGTCGAGGCTCGACGCCGGCGCCAACGGGGCAGAAGACGGCGATGACCACCCCAAGAGCAGCCTCCTACCGCAGGAGCTGGACGAAGGCTCGTCGGAGTGCCCTCCCAAGGACCGCTCGGACTCTTCCCGGTCGCGCTCCGACTCGAGCCGCGGCAGGGCTGCTGCAAGCAACGGCAATGGCAATGGCGGCAGCTTCGAGTTCCAGATGGAGGAGAGGGCCGGGCTGGGGCCCTTCTTCTTCAGGCAGGTGCCGTCCAAGTGGAACGACGCCGAGAAGTGGATCGCGGGGCGCCACGTCGTGCACTCCAACCCCATCTTCTCCAAgaaggccgccgccggcgctgcc CTCTCGCATTCGCAGTCTGCGCCGTCGCCCTCGTCGTCGTTCTCGTCGGTGACAGGGCCGGCGAGCAGGCTGCCTCGTCGCACTAAGCTCTGCGGTGCCTCGCAGGGCGCTGCGGCGCAGTCGTCGTCGGTGTCGATGAGGGACGTCGGCACGGAAATGACGCCGGCCGCCAGCCAGGAGCAGTCGAGGAGCGGCACCCCGGCcggcgccgccacgccgtccctCAGCCCGCTCTGCTCGGTGCCGGCGTCGCCGTCCGCGTCGGAGAGGGAGCTGCAGGTCAGGACGCGCCGGGAGATTGCCGCGCTCGGGCTGCAGCTGGGCAAGATGAGCATCGCGTCGTGGGCCAGCAAGGACGACCGCATCCTGAGATCACCGGAGaagagcgccggcgccggcgatggAGACGGTGATGCCAAGAAGGAGGAGTTCGAGGCTCGAGCTGCGGCGTGGGCAGAATCTCAGAAATGCAAACTCGCATCGAG ATATCAGAGGAAGGAGGCGAAGATACAGGAATGGGAGAACTGCCAGAAATCCAAATTTGAAGCCAAGATGAGGAATGCAGAG GTGCAGGCCGATCAAAAGAAGGCGCGGGCGAAGAACAGCCTGACAAAGAGGCTGTCCAGCTTAGGCCACAAGGTGGAGGGCAAGCAGGCGAGGGTGGAGGCCCGGCGGAACCGGCGGGCGGTCCGGCTGGCACGGCAGGTGGAGCGGATCCGGAAGACCGGCCGCGTGCCGTCCCGGTTCCGGTGTTGCAGCTGGTTCCTCTGA